The DNA segment AAACTTAAATTTAGAGTATGAAGGACCAAGAGGCAATGCAGCATGGTTGAGGGTTCTaagatgatatgttttataagTTTCAAGAGTAATCTGGAGTAAGCTTGAGCTGAGGGTATTCTTCAACCTGAACCATGCTCTTGGAAATCATGCTTCAGATGTTAAAGATGCTCCATACAGTCCATAGGCTGTCttgagaggttccccgacatcaaaaaaaaaaaattatagccaTTTGTCAGGTCTTGTGGATTGGTCTTTCAAAAATTGCAGTTAGGGGCCATTTCTCTCCGATTCTAGATGCTAAGATGGGTTTTATCTGGTTTCTGAGCTGCTTTCAAGAAGACCATCACTTCCTAGCCACCTACAAGTCTTTGCCTCTTTATGTGCTTTTCAGTCTGATTTGAAAATTGACCCTCCATTTTAATTCTGTTCTGCTAATTTTGTCCTCATGGTCTGCAGATATTGGCTCTCTGTTGGTGCTCAACCCTCAGAACCTGTGCAGCGGATTCTTTTCAGATCAGGGTTACTGCCTCCACCACCAATGATGGCGATGGGACGGAAAGGCGGACCACGTGATACACGTCATGTTGATCCTATGACCGGTCGCATCTTGACTCTGGAGAAGCCAGCTAATGCTGACCAGCCAAAAGACCAAGATAAAAATAGTGAAGACGGTTCAAGTACCTCATGAAACTCTTCATTGCAATTTTTAAgatcttatttttgtttctttgatcCTTTCTTAGAGGGAGGGGGTATCCTGGGTACGAGTAATCCGTGTTTCTACTCAATAACTTCAAGAGAACCAGTGGTCTTGCTTAAATCCAAAGAgtaattttcatcttttttggGAATCAGCATATACAATGGTATTGAATATTATGTGGTGCCTTCCCTTGTCGATTACGTTCTATTGAGTATTATGCAGGCTGCTGAATGTTATTTACTAAATTGCAATTCACCATGTGAAACCCATTGAGCCCCCCCGTCTTTAATAAACTGTCGCTATCCCCAGGCATGTGGAGGGAGCATCCTTTCTAGATTATGCTCTATCAAGATGTGCTTGTCATCTTACTTATTTTCTCTCAAATTTTCGATTTTTCTCCTCTCTGTTGCGTTTACTAAATTCCTATAAATGTAATCTTTGTTAGATGAGGCCACTTAGATCAGAGGATGGAGCATCGCAATTGTAATGTTTTGGAATTTCAATTATAagcttttctttatttgtttaaatgtaagatgagatgaaagtatGTGAGAAATGTTTTGGGATAGTGTGATGAGGAGCATACTTTGGAGGAACttcgaaatttttttttttgctattgctttggttttctgctTTAGTGATTAACGGAGCTTCTGCTCATATTTTTTGCTATCATTTTCTGATCGACAGCTGGATACTGGCCGCAATTCAATAACgtttggaaaatgatttttacggcaatatttttcacaacgttttatatatttatatattaaataagaaatataagtacttatcaaaaaaatagtttttgctATCATTTTCCGCttcttagaatgtatttaggtattTTCTTTTATACACTTCTTGTCTACATGGGCATTGCCTATTTCATTCgatttaataaaattgtctTTCTTACTTGTCGAGAAAAAGGTATTTGTGGATGGTTATAAGATGAGTATGAGATTAGGTCTTAACATGCTTGATGAAtggttaaaaatatattaaggccGCGTTTAGACGTTGAGCTGAgctttttatgaataataatgaattgagtaTGTGAAATGAGTTGTATGGGAttcatctaaaatgagtttaatatttggatgttaagatgagttatGTACTATTTATGAAAAACTGAAAAAGATTGTGGGTTTCATTTATAAAGATGTGTTGAGTTTGAAAAGATTGTGAGTTTTACGTGTAATGAAATTTGAAGTTAAGATGAGATTAGTAATTTAAAAGTTGGATATTTTGatgttataattaatttaaaattatattgaattaAATTGATCTTAGATGGATATTACAATTAAATGGGACCTAAATCCAACTAAATGGTAGAGCCACGGGCAGTCCAAATCCATGGCACTGCCGTGCACTTTCACTTTTTTTCGTAACAAAACATTTATCTTTAGAAGTATCCTCCTTGTGAGTAATCGATTGTGTGATTCTTTAAAGAATGTAATGGAAGATTGTTTTTCAATTAatgagttctctctctctccctcttttattttttggtgaagttataaaattaaaccgTAGATACAACTATGTTTTGCAAAACATAGTGTGTCTAGTTAATTACTCTCTCTGTTCTCGAATGATAGGCCACATTTTTTATTGCCATCCTCCTAAAGTGTCAATTCATTGCTGGAAAACGTAGGAACAATTTTTGAGTCATGCCATTGCAACCGACGTGTGCCTCAAAAAAATAGAGTAATGGATATAGTCATGGATTACGTATGTATtcagtaatttttttgaaaaagaatagaatttattattaaaaattaattaatatttatttaaatttcatatttaatcatttttttcaaaaatattacgTAACTCCACAACTACCACTATTATTTCTCTAAATAACATTCGACATTATCCCACAATGCAGGTTcgattcaaagaaaaagaaaaaagcaagtTGCAAGCCGAGATGGGCTTAACAAACGTGGCGAAGTGGCCCACAGACCCTATAATTTGGGCCATAAGTGGGCCAGTCAATAGTCTTTTGAGTGCTTTACTTATCTCCTCTAAAGGCTAATCCAAGACTGGCGGGGCGGTCCCCTGTTAAGACCTCTCTTAATTTGGTCGTTCCTGCCATTTCCGGTTTTCTGTTCCGATCCGCCACGTCCCTCTCGACTTGGTATACCTCTCCGAACTCGCGCTAGCCGTCTTCTTATGTAACCCTAGAAACGAACACTGATTCGAATCGTTCCGCTCCGTACGAATCGGTTcgttattttatcattacctTACTCTGCTTTCGATTTCCAAATTACACTTTTTGTGGGTTGAGTTCAACGATTTCTGGGCttttattcaagtttttctTCGTCCAAAATTAAAGTTGAATTAACTTATTTCTTGCTCGAAAATAAGTATATCAGCGAGtttgtttctttccttttttaaatgGAAACTATGGGGGATTTTTAGCTACCTGATGTTGGTCGTATATCCTTTTTCATGCTATAAGAATCGTATatctttttttatgcatttacGTAATATGCATTTATGAACTTTGGGCGAGTTTTTTAAACATTAATGATTGCGGCATGGGTCTCAAATTTGGGTATTTATGACTTTGGCGTTTTAGCTTGAATGCATAATTTTGCAATAGTTTGGAGTCGAGTGCATAATTTTTGgcgcattcttttttaaaattggttttcagAAGTGGATGCAAAGATGAGTTCTTTCTCCATTACGCGGAAGAAGACGCCTTTCCAGAAGCacagagaggaagaagaggcaAGGAAAAAGGTATAGattctttttcattattattactaaACTTGCTGAGCCGATGGATTTTCACTTATAAGCGGCTTGCTGATATGTTATTTGCAATTTGTTTTGCAGAGAGCAGAAGATGAAACAGCTCGACTATACCAAGAGTTTGTGGAATCATTTCAAGGAGATATTACGCCTGGGTCGAAGACTTTTGTTCGAGGAGGAACAATAAACCCCAATGAGAAACTGAAGGCAGTTTCTGAAGGTTAGTGTCACATTAAAACTCTATTTTGCCTTATATTAATTTCCGATAGTTTCAGTTTTCaattatatgtttattcttgttttgtttcaaaaacggataaataaatagtttttctaTTGTTGTGgggaaaaattaataaaagcaTGGGCCTTTTTATTCATTCGCGGATGGCAGGTGAAAAGTCCAAAGATGGGGTGTCTGTTCCAAAGAAGGGAAGTAGGTAAATAATGCTTTTGATTAACCATGTTGCAATACTATTTTTATCAGGCATCGTAAATAGGATAAATATTTGGTCATAATAGCCACAGCTTCAACCTTATAATGCCTCAAGAGTTATTTGAGATGTTCTGATTCTAGTTTTTATAGAGAGAAGCCAATAAATATGATTGAGAAAACAATCTGAAATTTCAGTATTTGCAAAGTCGTAGTTTTCTTCACTTATTCTTACTTTCATTCACTTTTATTGTGAGATTGTGAGAAAACACCTGATTGAGGCAGCATGTAAGTTATGTGTTAATCATCTACTCTTATATTGTGAGATTGTGAGAtttctatcttcttcttcttttttataggtaaaaatattatatatattaatatcaataggagtaaACAAGTACATTGGGCCTATACAagaaacacctagcccatacttGAGAGCCCCTAGTGACCTTCTACCTTTTTAGGTCAAAGAATGTTATGAACTTTGACCATAATGATTCACTGAAAAAGTTACCAATCAAAAATAATGACTCAAGAAAAAGTTATCTTTTTTAATGGATGGCAAGGAAGCTTTGTACTCCAAAGCATCAACTATGTTGTTTACTATTTTGATTTTCATCCATTAGTGCTAGATTATGGAAAAATATGAGCAGTTTTTTTGTTAGCAAAGAATGTATTCGAGGTTAAACTTGCAATTGATAATTTGTAATCTACCATGTTATTGCTGCCTCCTCAATGTGGATAAGTGTTTCCCAATGTGCTTATGGCAATGATATTTAGCATTTTTGGTTTTGAGGGGGTTATGCCCCAGACAACGGAGCATTTATGCCTCAGAAAATGGCGCATTTGTTGACATGTTGGTGTAATCCTTGTGATGATCGCATAAATTCAGAGTTTTGGAGGATGGCCCTTTGTGCTTAATGCGGTGCATTTGTCAAAAATGCAATGCTTGAACCTTTGAAGACTGTGAGAGGACGATGACAGAATTAAAAGCCATTATTTTCAGCAATCTCTATGTTGCTGCTCATTACAGCTCCCTATTCTACAGCCTTCTAGACTAAggaatttttctctttttctccttaTTGCTAGCTGGTGGAATCCTTTTGTATATTTCCTGTATACTTGGGTTGCGCCCCTCTgcgcttttaataaaatttgttacttattaaaaaagagatttttcctttcaaaaactCATTCTTGTACCCTGTCTCTTATGGGATTTTACTTGTGATAAATATGAAGAGCAACTCCATTTTTGGTTATGCAATTCTTGGGAATTACAATCATATAGTTAAGAAGGGTGTAGAAGTCACTGGGACTTCACCTGCTTGCTTCTATGGATTGTTTATGAATAATGAAAGCAGCTGTGAGTATATTTTCTCCCTATTTTAACTGCTTCGTTTATTGCCATATCTTTGTCGATTTTGGTTGGTGTCCATTGGGTGATGTTCTAAATTAATGTTTTTTCTCCCTATgcatttgttttcatttatatCTTCTGAACTCAGTTTTGTTCATCACTAGTTAATATAGCTATAGAAACTTTTAGGTacatttttaattcaattcacTGATATAATTGTGCATGTTTTGTTTACGGTGTAAACAATGTAAGTTATAGCAATGGCTAAAAGAACCTTATTCTCCATTGTGAAGTGGCAAGGGCATTGTAGACTGTGATTTCAAGCCTTTTCGAAGTAGAGTGGGTTATGCTTAGAAGGTGATAAAGTGTCATTAGATTGTTGGAGAGGTCAATGGGGAGATCATTCAGTGGTAGTTGCTTGGAGGATGACCCTTTTTTGTTTAATCTCCTCTCTCTAGGATTTGGACTAGTTGTGTAGAAGGCATAGTTGTTTGCCTGGTCGTAACACTAGGAAGTTAGAAGCTTTTCAGATCTGTcctttcttttgcctttttttatattattgtgaAAACATCTTTGTAGTATGAAacttttcctctatttttttttttttttgcaggtaTGTTCCATCTTTCATACCACCTCCCTTGGCAACTAAAGGGAAAGAATCTGAAAAGAAAGTTAGTAAAAGATGggaagttatgatttttatgttttagcCTTTATTAGTAATTTTCTAGTATCTCTAATCCTCAATGCGTTCAAACATGTAGAAGGAGGATGACAagccaaaggaaaaagaaaaaggaaagtctCGGAATATAGATCATTTCATGGAGGAACTGAAGCATGAGCAGGAGATGAGGGAGAGGCGAAATCAAGAGCGTGATCAGTGGCGTGATGGGCGCCACAACGAAAATTCTGCTGTAAGTGTTGTTTTGTGCTTGCTTCTTTTCAATCTTTTGGAAAAGACAATAGCAAGTTCATTTGACCATTTAGATATACTTTCATCATTCTTTCatcaatctatatatttttctcttcatgtatttatatagcTGTCAAGCAAGACTGTAGGGTATGTTCTGGAAACTTATGCAAAGAGGTGTCA comes from the Carya illinoinensis cultivar Pawnee chromosome 8, C.illinoinensisPawnee_v1, whole genome shotgun sequence genome and includes:
- the LOC122318581 gene encoding 30S ribosomal protein S16-2, chloroplastic/mitochondrial is translated as MVVRIRLSRFGCKNKPFYRVMAADSRSPRDGKHLEVLGYYNPLPGQDGGKRMGLNFERVKYWLSVGAQPSEPVQRILFRSGLLPPPPMMAMGRKGGPRDTRHVDPMTGRILTLEKPANADQPKDQDKNSEDGSSTS